The Nerophis lumbriciformis linkage group LG05, RoL_Nlum_v2.1, whole genome shotgun sequence genome contains a region encoding:
- the peli3 gene encoding E3 ubiquitin-protein ligase pellino homolog 1, which translates to MVLEGSSEALCPPPSLELRPSCNKSQASPPLGSSSQLPDGVFTQDREPVKYGELIVLGHNGSLANGDKGRRRSRLALYKRPKSNGVKPDVIHNVSTPLVSKALSNKSQHSISYTLSRSHSVIVEYTHDTNTDMFQIGRSTESMIDFVVTDTSGGGGQSGGAAGEGGGGQSAQSTISRYACRIMCERSAPYTARIYAAGFDSSKNIFLGERAAKWRTSDGLMDGLTTNGVLVMHPAGEFVSEPAPGVWREISVCGNVFALRETRSAQQRGKLVDNESNTLQDGSLIDLCGATLLWRTPAGLRHTPTLKQLESLRQELNAARPQCPVGFNTLAFPSLAQREIVDKKQPWVYVNCGHVHGYHNWGYRKDKGPAGPGGTVPASTGERECPMCRRVGPYVPLWLGCEGGLYLDAGPSTHAFCPCGHVCSEKTVAGWSQIPLPHGTHAFHAACPFCGTWLTGEQGHIKLIFQGPVD; encoded by the exons ATGGTTTTGGAGGGTAGCTCCGAGGCGCTGTGTCCCCCCCCATCTCTGGAGCTGCGCCCATCGTGCAACAAGAGCCAGGCCTCGCCTCCTCTAGGCTCCAGCTCTCAACTTCCGGACGGAGTCTTTACCCAGGACAGGGAGCCTGTCAAGTACGGCGAACTCATCGTCTTAGG GCACAATGGCTCGCTGGCCAATGGCGACAAAGGTCGCAGACGGAGTCGCCTGGCCCTCTACAAGAGACCAAAATCTAACGGGGTCAAACCCGATGTCATCCACAACGTCTCCACGCCTCTCGTGTCCAAG GCACTCAGCAACAAAAGCCAGCACAGCATCTCGTACACTTTGTCACGCAGCCACTCGGTCATTGTGGAGTACACACACGACACCAACACTGACATGTTCCAG ATCGGCCGCTCCACGGAGAGCATGATCGACTTCGTGGTGACGGACACGTCGGGCGGCGGAGGTCAGAGCGGGGGCGCGGCGGGGGAGGGCGGCGGAGGTCAGTCGGCCCAGAGCACCATCTCCCGTTACGCCTGCCGCATCATGTGCGAGCGCAGCGCCCCATACACGGCACGCATCTACGCCGCAGGCTTTGATTCCTCCAAGAACATCTTCCTGGGG GAGCGCGCTGCCAAGTGGAGGACGTCAGACGGCCTGATGGACGGCCTGACCACCAACGGGGTGCTGGTGATGCATCCGGCGGGCGAGTTTGTGTCTGAGCCGGCTCCAGGCGTCTGGAGGGAGATCTCAGTGTGCGGCAATGTCTTCGCCCTGAGGGAGACGCGCTCGGCCCAGCAGAGAGGAAAGTTG GTGGACAACGAGTCCAACACCCTCCAGGACGGCTCCCTGATTGACCTGTGCGGGGCGACGCTGCTGTGGCGGACCCCTGCCGGCCTGCGTCACACTCCCACCCTCAAACAGCTAGAGTCCCTCCGCCAGGAGTTGAACGCTGCGCGGCCCCAGTGCCCCGTGGGCTTCAACACCTTGGCCTTCCCCAGCCTGGCCCAGCGCGAGATTGTGGACAAGAAGCAGCCATGGGTCTACGTCAACTGCGGCCACGTGCACGGCTACCACAACTGGGGCTACCGCAAGGACAAGGGCCCCGCCGGCCCGGGCGGAACGGTACCTGCCAGCACCGGCGAGAGAGAGTGCCCCATGTGCAGGCGGGTGGGCCCCTATGTGCCACTGTGGCTGGGCTGCGAGGGGGGCTTGTATCTGGATGCGGGACCTTCCACTCATGCCTTCTGCCCCTGCGGTCACGTGTGCTCTGAAAAGACAGTGGCAGGATGGAGCCAGATCCCGCTACCGCACGGGACCCATGCATTCCATGCCGCCTGCCCCTTCTGTGGCACCTGGTTGACGGGGGAGCAGGGCCACATCAAACTCATCTTCCAGGGTCCTGTCGACTGA